GCCGAAGGCGGCATCATGGCCCTGCGGCGCGGTGGCATTGAACTGCGCCACGCTCTGGACGAACGCCTTGGCGTCGATGCCGGCTTTCGCCGCGAGCGCCTCCAGCGTGTCGCCGCGCATGAGGTAGCCGGTGCGCAAGTGATGGCCGAGCGGCATCGGGAAGGGCGGCACGCAGCCGAGGCCATATTTGCGCAGCGTCTTGTGATCGCAGACGAGGAAGGCGGCGATCTCCTCGCCGGGCTTGGCCGCCTTGACCATGGCCTGGACGAAGTCGTGATAGGAGTTGCCTTCATTGGCAAAGCGCTTGCCGTCGCGCATCACCGCGATCACCCCGGGCTTGGCGCGGTCGATGAAATGCGGCATCACGCCGCTCGAGCCATCCTTGCGTTTGGTGAGCGACACCGGCACCCAGGCCGCCGCGTTCGGCAGGCGATCCTCGATACGACCGCCGGCGCTTTCCGCAAGGCGCAGGCCGTCGCCGGTGTTGCCGGTCGGCCCGGGCGAATAGTGCTCGTTGCCGGTCGGGGCATGCGGAAACATCTTCTTGCGCCGCGCAACGTCATGCGGAAAGCCGCCGCAGGCGAGCACGACGCCTTGGCGCGCGCGGACGCGTACATTGCGTCCCTCTCGGGTGACGACCGCGCCGGTCACCGCGCCGTTCTCGGTCGTCAGCTCGCGCACGGGGGAGGACAACCACATCGGGATCTTGAGGTCGAGCGCGGATTTCGCCAGCCGGCCCGCAAGCGCATTGCCGTTGGTCAGCGTCATGCCGCGGCCATAGCGAAGCACGTCCATAAAGTGCCGCGACAGGCGCTTTGCGACGTAGACCGCCGAGGTCAGCGACTTCGTCACGCGCATGAAATGGATGATCTCCTTGCCCGATCCGAGCATCATGCCGAACACGGTGAGCTCCGGCAGCGGCATGCCCAGCGTCTTGATCTGATCGCCGAGCTCGCGGCCGTCGAACGGGCGCGTCACCATCGAGCGGCCGCCTTGGGCGCCGCCGGGCGCCTCCGCATGGTAGTCCGGAAACACCAGCGGCATGTCGAAGCGAAGCGCGGTCTTGGTGGTGAAGAAATCGACCGCCTCGGGGCCGGCGCTCAAGAACGCATCGACGCGCGCGGCATCAA
The DNA window shown above is from Bradyrhizobium sp. CB1650 and carries:
- a CDS encoding FAD-dependent oxidoreductase, whose translation is MADNERNAIETYECDVLVAGSGASGMSAAITARSRGLDVLIVEKEPRFGGTTARSGGWLWIPGTSLAKAYGIEETPEQARTYLRHEAGNNFDAARVDAFLSAGPEAVDFFTTKTALRFDMPLVFPDYHAEAPGGAQGGRSMVTRPFDGRELGDQIKTLGMPLPELTVFGMMLGSGKEIIHFMRVTKSLTSAVYVAKRLSRHFMDVLRYGRGMTLTNGNALAGRLAKSALDLKIPMWLSSPVRELTTENGAVTGAVVTREGRNVRVRARQGVVLACGGFPHDVARRKKMFPHAPTGNEHYSPGPTGNTGDGLRLAESAGGRIEDRLPNAAAWVPVSLTKRKDGSSGVMPHFIDRAKPGVIAVMRDGKRFANEGNSYHDFVQAMVKAAKPGEEIAAFLVCDHKTLRKYGLGCVPPFPMPLGHHLRTGYLMRGDTLEALAAKAGIDAKAFVQSVAQFNATAPQGHDAAFGKGSKAYNRYQGDALHGPNPCVAPIENGPFYAIKMVVGDLGTYAGIVTDENARALDAEGHVIPGLYAAGNDMASIMGGNYPGAGITLGPALTFGYIAGRHLADSAAKSNAA